A single window of Cryptococcus neoformans var. neoformans JEC21 chromosome 3 sequence DNA harbors:
- a CDS encoding taurine dioxygenase, putative has translation MPVALATSLTDPVESIKAGLAAVDVNKETPFDLRAYSHFDSTPSIGTEFRDSPSKDGKPVLSIRDILGNDERLKALGRLVSERGVVFFRDATISPVEQKDLIEALGALGGKPKTSGLHVHPLTLGGSELGDEISVISNQFVFDKNFQKSDDTVLKRPFGNTLWHSDITFEPHPSDYATLQIRTLPEVGGDTLWASSYEAYDRLSPAYRTFLEGLTATHVGQHFIDMARKTNATLREPRGAPENVGQHLSAVHPVIRTNPVTGWKGLFVNRVFTKKINELTPHESDRLLGFLYEHIDGNHDLQVRFRWEENNLAIWDNRCTFHSATYDLDKNVRVGTRSVSVGERPFYDPKSVSRREGLYNEKAELEKANEAVGDGL, from the exons ATGCCTGTCGCCCTCGCAACTTCCCTCACCGACCCTGTTGAGTCCATCAAGGCTGGCCTTGCTGCCGTCGATGTGAACAAGGAGACGCCCTTCGACCTTCGAGCATACTCTCACTTTGACTCCACCCCCAGTATTGGTACTGAGTTCCGAGACTCTCCTTCCAAGGATGGCAAGCCGGTATTGAGTATTCGAGACATCCTTGGGAATGATGAGCGATTGAAGGCCCTCGGGCGGCTTGT TTCTGAGCGAGGtgtcgtcttcttccgtgACGCCACGATCTCCCCTGTAGAGCAGAAGGATCTTATAGAGGCTCTTGGTGCCCTTGGAGGAAAGCCCAAGACTAGTGGTCTACACGTCCACCCTCTTACTCTTGGCGGAAGTGAGCTTGGTGATGAGATTAGCGTTATCTCCAACCAATTCGTTTTCGACAAGAACTTCCAGAAAAGTGATGACACTGTTTTGAAGAGACCTTTCGGCAATACTCTCTGG CATTCTGATATCACCTTTGAGCCCCACCCTTCTGACTACGCCACTCTTCAGATCAGAACCCTTCCCGAAGTCGGTG GTGACACTCTCTGGGCTTCCTCTTACGAGGCGTACGACCGTCTTTCCCCCGCATACAGGACCTTCCTCGAAGGTCTCACTGCCACCCACGTCGGTCAACATTTCATTGACATGGCCCGCAAGACCAACGCCACCTTGCGAGAGCCGCGAGGTGCTCCTGAGAACGTCGGCCAGCACTTGAGCGCTGTCCATCCTGTCATCAGGACCAACCCCGTCACCGGCTGGAAGGGTCTCTTTGTCAACCGAGTCTTTACCAAGAAGATTAACGAATTGACTCCTCATGAATCTGACCGTTTGCTCGGATTCCTTTATGAGCACATCGATGGTAACCACGACCTTCAGGTCCGATTCCGATGGGAGGAGAACAATCTT GCCATCTGGGACAACAGATGCACTTTCC ACTCTGCCACTTATGACCTGGACAAGAACGTTCGAGTTGGAACCAGGTCTGTTTCCGTGGGTGAGAGGCCATTCTACGACCCCAAGTCCGTAAGCCGTCGTGAAGGTCTTTACAATGAAAAGGCAGAGCTTGAAAAGGCAAACGAGGCAGTCGGTGATGGGTTGTAA
- a CDS encoding mitochondrion protein, putative, producing the protein MSFFEKLMTRRGSTDSQMKFVSYRSRLHPQGIVGLVDSTEQFVAPLSFPDNTLVRTMQQLIEEWDATHRHLLHGAPMESLDIVEILAPLRGRDVICVGKNYREHAEEFHNSGFDNSDNKAQPDFPVIFTKRATSIIGTNQEIYPHPRVTQTLDYEGELGIIIGKAGIQISREDAWDYVWGATIINDVTARERQRDHKQFYIGKSLDTFCPMGPYAVHSSVLDWRNMMLETRVNGQIRQSANTSQLIFDIPALIATCSMGITLQPGDVISTGTPAGVCLSSGEFLKHRDVIDISMSGLGTLSNTVGDPNRPPPACAPLNEKVLVRSNATIKGMRLAGETGPVGS; encoded by the exons ATGTCGTTCTTCGAAAAACTCATGACTCGAAGAGGGTCCACTGATTCCCAGATGAAATTCGTCTCCT ATCGATCAAGGTTACATCCCCAGGGCATAGTTGGGCTAGTGGACTCCACCGAACAGTTCGTAGCACCGCTCAGTTTCCCTGATAATACCCTTGTACGGACGATGCAGCAACTCATCGAAGAATGGGACGCGACACATCGCCATTTACTTCACGGTGCTCCTATGGAAAGCTTGGACATTGTAGAAATTCTTGCACCTCTTCGAGGAAGGGATGTTATTTGTGTTGGGAAAAACTACAGGGAACATGCCGA AGAATTTCATAACAGTGGTTTTGACAATAGTGATAATAAAGCTCAACCTGACTTCCCTG TGATTTTCACCAAGCGCGCAACGTCAATTATTGGCACCAACCAGGAGATCTACCCTCATCCCAGAGTGACTCAGACATTAGATTATGAGGGTGAATTAGGCATTATCATTGGAAAAGCTGGCATCCAAATCTCCAGGGAAGATGCTTGGGATTACGTCTGGGGTGCGACTATCATCAATGAT GTCACTGCTCGAGAAAGACAACGAGACCACAAGCAATTCTACATCGGGAAGTCTCTAGACACATTCTGCCCTATGGGACCTTACGCCGTCCACT cttctgTCCTAGACTGGCGCAATATGATGCTCGAAACACGCGTGAACGGTCAGATTCGTCAATCCGCCAACACTTCACAGCTTATCTTCGACATCCCCGCCCTCATCGCCACCTGCTCAATGGGTATCACCCTCCAGCCCGGGGATGTGATTTCTACCGGAACTCCGGCAGGGGTATGTCTCTCTTCGGGCGAGTTTTTGAAGCACAGGGATGTTATCGACATTAGTATGTCCGGATTGGGAACATTATCGAACACCGTCGGAGATCCTAACAGACCCCCACCGGCTTGTGCGCCATTGAACGAAAAGGTGCTTGTAAGATCGAATGCCACGATAAAAGGGATGAGGTTGGCTGGAGAAACTGGCCCTGTGGGGTCATAA
- a CDS encoding major facilitator protein, putative — protein sequence MFRLPSALLSTLLFFSSIFLRSHAFRVPISDTDSLREVCSGMYGGKDAYIEVDFDQTSSGQVALIIYEWNDVQYLGAQTGDETRTYICTTSAVRSGLCSNAQLGSFLTSFPDDVSAESSSIFTTPLKFSNDYTPTPTTDEDDNNTLPTENEDQEETSTEVAEEPVQETDSVDADMDEDEADQEQAEQVEGLAEALGDGWQKRQVGDIVNRIVTGVAISDDESAEDSEDWTETGSSTADSDSTSTAPVSVPVFSAPITYAVPKTGYYCVGIVPVTLVNSRDSVRERQATHAEYSGMVLFRNNFAGELPAVEYPKIHFYFALSIVYFVLGCGWAYLCSKHHRELLPMQYYISGTIVFLIIEMLAQFAYYRYINKHGGGTASLAFLFVIAVLNAARNSLSFFLLLIVCMGLSVVTHSLGSVMNKVRLLTILHFIFGVLYSVGTVEVELDDASLFTVLLLIFPLSITLTAFLMWIIVSLNGTIMHLQARKQRHKLQMFQRLWRILVVSVIAVAAFFVVSSMSLSNRMNEDYTPNSWRYRWILLDGSLATIYLCAFTAIAYLWRPTRDNVRFSMSQELAQDEAEADAEDYEIEALENGHGRGLGGHQQLSQHDDEDYNEDERKGLVRNGVGEENVVFAMGDDSDEEEDHVHGHGRTEYRDSEEVGRSSEAKSKDRGKDD from the exons ATGTTCAGACTTCCGTCCGCCCTTCTATctactcttctctttttctcaaGTATTTTCCTACGCAGCCATGCCTTCCGAG TTCCTATTAGCGACACAGATTCGCTGCGGGAAGTATGCTCTGGCATGTATGGAGGCAAAGACGCCTATATAGAAG TTGATTTTGACCAAACATCATCTGGGCAAGTTGCTTTGATAATCTACGAGTGGAATGATGTCCAGTACCTGGGAGCGCAAACTGGAGACGAGACT AGGACATACATATGTACAACATCGGCCGTCAGATCCGGTCTTTGCTCAAATGCCCAGCTCGGTTCCTTCCTTACATCCTTCCCCGACGATGTCTCTGCTGAGTCGTCAAGTATCTTCACAACACCTCTCAAATTCTCGAACGACTATACTCCAACTCCCACAactgatgaagatgataatAATACCCTGCCGACCGAAAATGAGGACCAAGAGGAAACTTCCACCGAAGTTGCTGAGGAGCCTGTCCAGGAGACTGACTCAGTAGACGCTGAtatggatgaagatgaggctGATCAGGAACAAGCTGAACAGGTTGAAGGGCTGGCTGAAGCTTTGGGGGATGGATGGCAAAAGAGGCAGGTGGGGGATATCGTGAACCGCATTGTAACGGGTGTGGCAATTTCGGATGATGAATCGGCTGAGGACTCTGAAGATTGGACGGAAACCGGATCGTCCACAGCCGATTCAGACTCTACCTCCACGGCTCCGGTGTCGGTCCCTGTTTTCAGTGCTCCCATCACTTATGCTGTTCCCAAGACTGGATACTACTGCGTGGGGATTGTTCCTGTCACACTTGTCAACTCGAGAGACAGTGTTCGAGAACGACAAGCTACTCATGCCGAGTACTCGGGTATGGTGTTGTTCCGCAACAACTTTGCTGGGGAGCTGCCAGCTGTAGAGTACCCCAAGATTCAC TTCTACTTCGCTTTGAGTATCGTGTATTTCGTCCTTGGATGTGGATGGGCGTACCTCTGCAGCAAACACCATCGGGAACTCCT CCCTATGCAATACTACATCTCCGGCACCAtcgtctttctcatcatcgaGATGCTCGCCCAATTCGCATACTACCGCTATATTAACAAGCACGGCGGAGGTACAGCCTCCCTCGCTTTCCTTTTCGTCATCGCCGTTTTGAATGCGGCTCGAAACTCGCTCagtttcttcctcttgcttATCGTCTGCATGGGTCTCTCTGTTGTCACTCACAGTCTAGGTAGTGTTATGAACAAGGTTAGGTTGTTGACTATCTTGCACTTCATTTTTGGTG TGTTATACTCTGTGGGGACTGTGGaagttgagcttgac GATGCATCCTTGTTCactgtccttcttctcatcttcccccttTCAATCACTCTCACCGCATTCCTTATGTGGATTATCGTCAGCCTCAACG GTACCATCATGCACCTTCAAGCTCGTAAACAACGTCACAAGCTTCAAATGTTCCAACGTCTCTGGCGTATCTTGGTTGTTAGCGTTATCGCGGTTGCTGCCTTCTTTGTTGTGTCTAGTATGAGCTTGTCAAACAGGATGAATGAAG ACTATACTCCTAATAGTTGGAGGTATAGGTGGATCTTGTTGGATGGTTCTCTGGCTACCATATACCTATGCGCTTTTACAGCCATTGCTTATTTATGGCGTCCG ACCCGAGACAACGTTCGTTTCTCCATGTCACAGGAACTCGCGCAAGACGAAGCCGAAGCAGATGCTGAAGATTACGAAATCGAAGCCCTCGAGAACGGACATGGTCGGGGCCTCGGCGGGCACCAACAGCTTTCCCaacatgatgatgaggattaTAACGAGGATGAACGAAAAGGGCTCGTGAGAAATGGGGTAGGGGAGGAGAATGTTGTCTTTGCGATGGGGGATgatagtgatgaggaagaggatcaTGTGCATGGACATGGGAGGACAGAGTACAGAGATAGCGAAGAGGTCGGAAGAAGTAGCGAGGCGAAAAGCAAGGATCGTGGAAAAGATGATTAG